A genomic segment from Treponema sp. Marseille-Q3903 encodes:
- the xseB gene encoding exodeoxyribonuclease VII small subunit has protein sequence MKNTFEENLKKLEELTSDIKRSDISLEDALKDFEEGIKLASGMEKQLDEIEGKIQILMNEPEPMTKNNPPQFDLFADEGEISGTRK, from the coding sequence ATGAAAAATACATTTGAAGAAAACTTAAAAAAACTCGAAGAACTTACGTCAGACATAAAACGAAGCGATATAAGCCTTGAAGATGCGCTGAAAGATTTTGAAGAGGGAATTAAGCTCGCGTCAGGGATGGAAAAACAGCTTGATGAAATCGAAGGGAAAATCCAGATTTTGATGAACGAGCCGGAACCGATGACAAAAAACAATCCTCCTCAGTTTGACTTGTTTGCTGATGAAGGTGAAATCAGCGGAACTAGGAAATGA
- the mutL gene encoding DNA mismatch repair endonuclease MutL has product MSVNNPVKTLNPEVARKIAAGEVIDRPNAIVRELIDNAIDSGATSITVEIEGGGIEKIRVIDNGCGMTKEDLYNCARPHATSKIATEVDLMNLSTLGFRGEALASVAAVARLSIISGGWKMLASITEDHILEPVADIKGSIVQSEGLFENFPARRQFLKRAATEGIMCKNTFVEKSLARPDIAFRFIQDGQTKINLPAGQSLKDRFTGANSYSEAPELFFELKSSCPGSDADGKENDEWSFDVVIGEPAVSRSNKKDIFIYANGRRIQEYSLVQAVEYGSQGFFPNGTYPVAAVFANVRADLVDFNIHPAKKEARFFDISPLHHGLSSTIKQFFRQYTFSNFAEDRPADDIREIRNEEFDFWEKSNSNPTYQKHISYKTSETQAHSMSDFRSKYLGIKSSGSSSSIESLAEAAIQAQSKNISAQKESQRENEGSAFGTFSKFSDASESKKIRYIGACLGTFLLVEKNDNLFIIDQHAAHERILFDKIISNQNGKGSQPLLIPYKIHTESKTQDNLLEKLKPELDRIGFSTSHISDGYWEITSIPERWTGSEYELRTMIFVKNVEPKEIIRSIAAMTSCKAAVKDGYVLDEVTATRLAEQAFELEDPHCPHGRPIYTVISRQKLFELVKRT; this is encoded by the coding sequence ATGAGTGTGAATAATCCTGTAAAAACACTGAATCCAGAAGTTGCACGCAAAATTGCAGCCGGCGAAGTTATCGACCGTCCTAACGCAATTGTCCGTGAACTGATAGATAACGCAATTGACTCCGGCGCTACAAGCATAACTGTAGAAATTGAAGGTGGTGGAATAGAAAAAATCAGGGTTATAGATAACGGTTGCGGAATGACAAAGGAAGATTTGTACAATTGCGCCCGCCCCCACGCAACAAGCAAAATAGCGACAGAAGTTGACTTGATGAATCTTTCAACTTTAGGTTTTCGTGGAGAAGCACTGGCATCTGTTGCAGCAGTTGCAAGACTTTCAATCATAAGCGGTGGCTGGAAGATGCTTGCGAGCATCACAGAAGATCACATCCTTGAACCTGTTGCAGATATAAAAGGGTCAATTGTGCAATCTGAAGGGCTTTTTGAAAACTTTCCTGCAAGGCGTCAGTTTTTAAAACGGGCTGCTACAGAAGGAATCATGTGCAAAAACACTTTTGTAGAAAAATCGCTTGCACGTCCAGACATAGCATTCCGCTTTATTCAAGACGGTCAGACAAAAATCAATTTGCCTGCCGGACAATCTCTGAAAGACAGATTTACCGGCGCAAACAGTTATTCCGAAGCTCCGGAACTGTTTTTTGAATTAAAAAGTTCATGCCCAGGCTCAGACGCAGACGGCAAAGAAAACGATGAATGGAGTTTTGATGTTGTTATCGGAGAGCCTGCTGTCTCCCGTTCAAATAAAAAAGATATTTTTATATACGCAAACGGAAGAAGAATTCAAGAATATTCGCTTGTTCAGGCTGTTGAATACGGCAGCCAGGGATTTTTTCCAAACGGGACCTATCCTGTGGCGGCTGTATTTGCAAACGTAAGGGCAGATTTAGTCGATTTTAATATCCATCCTGCAAAAAAAGAAGCACGATTTTTCGATATCTCTCCCCTTCATCACGGTTTAAGTTCTACAATCAAACAGTTTTTCCGCCAGTATACTTTTTCAAATTTTGCAGAAGACAGACCTGCAGATGATATACGAGAAATCAGAAATGAAGAATTTGATTTTTGGGAAAAAAGCAATTCCAATCCAACGTACCAAAAACATATCTCTTATAAAACTTCAGAGACTCAAGCACACAGCATGAGCGATTTTCGTTCTAAATATCTTGGAATCAAAAGCTCAGGCTCATCAAGCTCAATAGAATCTCTTGCAGAAGCGGCAATTCAAGCTCAAAGCAAAAATATATCAGCGCAAAAAGAAAGTCAGCGAGAAAATGAAGGCTCAGCATTTGGAACATTTTCAAAATTTTCAGATGCAAGCGAAAGCAAAAAAATCAGATACATAGGAGCGTGTCTTGGGACATTCCTGCTTGTAGAAAAAAACGACAATCTTTTTATAATAGACCAGCATGCTGCACACGAACGCATTTTGTTCGACAAAATCATAAGCAATCAAAATGGAAAAGGAAGCCAGCCGCTTTTAATCCCATATAAAATACATACGGAATCAAAGACTCAAGACAATCTCCTTGAAAAGCTTAAGCCGGAATTAGATAGAATTGGATTTTCAACTAGTCACATTTCAGACGGATATTGGGAAATCACTTCAATTCCGGAACGATGGACAGGCTCTGAATACGAACTGCGCACGATGATTTTTGTGAAGAATGTTGAACCGAAAGAGATAATCCGTTCAATTGCCGCGATGACGTCATGCAAAGCAGCTGTAAAAGACGGATACGTTTTAGACGAAGTTACAGCAACTAGGCTTGCGGAACAAGCTTTTGAGCTTGAAGATCCACACTGCCCTCACGGACGCCCAATCTACACTGTGATAAGCCGTCAAAAATTGTTTGAGCTTGTAAAAAGAACTTAA
- a CDS encoding N-acetylmuramoyl-L-alanine amidase, whose protein sequence is MKRLISFFIFLLSAINFFAATDISLLDKGEKSGMTIYWDPLSESGMIEKNGHQLLFRKGEQIVLLDSMKMMVTDAPELRDNKIFVSKKFLDDSEEFFNQKSELPFKVGAILIDAGHGGKDPGALKAYKIGGKTITIKEKDINLKVAKLLGERLQSSYPQKQIILTRNSDVFLSLGERTDIANNVKVGENEAVLFISIHVNSSLNKNSSGYEVWYLSPGYRRTVLDKSTVSDDKNLFPILNSMLEEEYTTESIMIAKFIMDGLQAQIGKESTARGIKAEEWFVVRNSNMPSVLIELGFVSNEKEALLLNDEKYLKKAALGIYNGIVAFITHFERSQGFTSIK, encoded by the coding sequence ATGAAACGACTTATATCATTTTTTATTTTTTTACTTTCAGCGATAAACTTTTTTGCCGCAACAGATATTTCTCTTTTAGATAAAGGTGAGAAATCAGGGATGACAATCTATTGGGATCCTCTTTCGGAAAGCGGAATGATAGAAAAAAACGGACATCAGCTTTTATTCAGAAAAGGAGAACAGATAGTCCTTTTGGACAGCATGAAGATGATGGTGACAGATGCCCCCGAACTTCGCGACAATAAAATATTCGTTTCAAAAAAGTTTCTCGATGATTCTGAAGAATTTTTTAATCAAAAGTCGGAACTGCCATTTAAAGTCGGCGCAATTTTAATCGATGCAGGACACGGCGGAAAAGATCCTGGAGCTTTGAAAGCTTATAAAATAGGCGGAAAGACAATCACCATAAAAGAAAAAGATATAAATTTAAAAGTCGCAAAACTTCTCGGAGAGAGGCTTCAGTCAAGTTATCCGCAAAAACAGATAATTTTAACGCGCAATTCCGATGTTTTTTTGTCTCTTGGAGAGCGCACTGACATCGCAAACAACGTAAAAGTCGGGGAAAACGAAGCTGTTTTGTTTATTTCAATTCACGTAAATTCTTCGTTGAACAAAAATTCATCTGGTTATGAAGTGTGGTACCTATCGCCCGGATATCGCAGAACTGTTTTAGATAAATCTACAGTTTCCGATGACAAAAACTTGTTCCCAATATTAAACTCAATGCTCGAAGAAGAATATACAACTGAAAGCATCATGATTGCAAAGTTTATCATGGACGGATTACAAGCTCAGATAGGAAAAGAATCGACAGCTCGCGGCATCAAAGCGGAGGAATGGTTCGTAGTGAGGAATTCAAACATGCCGAGCGTTTTGATAGAACTCGGGTTTGTTTCAAACGAAAAAGAAGCGCTTCTTTTAAATGATGAAAAATACTTGAAAAAGGCGGCGCTTGGAATATATAATGGAATCGTAGCGTTTATCACACACTTTGAACGTTCTCAAGGGTTTACTTCAATAAAATGA
- a CDS encoding ATP-grasp domain-containing protein: MNILILGAGLMQRPAILSAKKMGYTVHVVDADSDAVAIPCADIFKKIDLKDKDSILKYADFLKKSEGGLAAVFTAGTDFSSSVSYVCEKLGLNSHSFEAAVNASVKTQMRECFEKQGIPSPKFLKASKGDVNELFVEKVCGKLSFPIVVKPVDNMGARGCRMVRSKKEFLPALKIATECSRTGFAIVEEFMDGAEFSIDALVYKGTFTVTGFAIRHIKYEPYFIEVGHTMPAGEKDITQKMHDELISVFALGAKSLGLSCGAAKADIKYTKNGPMIGEIAGRLSGGYMSGWTYPYASDLNLTEQALQIACNKEPVDLVSLRKHVEYVPPESCKSHSKPYELYEVPCKRTSAERAWLSIPGTVKYIENITEYTDKAIFDILPRSVVKIGSDVDFPRNNVEKCGNIIAVSNQRDVATSAAEDAVSNIFITLEPNNKKTDDYLKYSEAEYEAAFPPSAFGKLSAEEIDQLSGTIPANSKVSDEIPEVLKKSKYKNLCDWNYNTIEKTTLKFDILRAKHPKLDAKKFWTALMRGGIQAAVYICDSETK; this comes from the coding sequence ATGAACATTCTTATACTCGGTGCAGGTTTGATGCAAAGACCGGCAATATTGAGCGCAAAAAAAATGGGATACACAGTTCACGTTGTCGACGCAGATTCTGACGCAGTTGCAATTCCATGTGCAGACATATTTAAAAAAATAGATTTAAAAGATAAAGACTCAATCCTCAAATACGCCGATTTTTTGAAGAAAAGCGAAGGCGGTCTTGCTGCTGTTTTTACAGCTGGAACAGATTTTTCTTCAAGCGTAAGCTACGTTTGCGAAAAACTAGGTTTAAACTCACACAGCTTTGAAGCGGCAGTGAATGCAAGCGTAAAAACTCAGATGCGTGAATGTTTTGAAAAACAGGGAATCCCATCTCCGAAATTTTTAAAAGCTTCAAAAGGCGATGTAAATGAATTGTTTGTTGAAAAAGTTTGTGGAAAGCTCTCGTTTCCGATTGTCGTAAAACCTGTAGACAATATGGGAGCTCGAGGCTGCCGCATGGTTCGCTCAAAAAAAGAATTTCTTCCTGCGCTGAAAATAGCAACAGAATGTTCTAGAACGGGATTTGCGATTGTAGAAGAATTTATGGACGGCGCTGAATTTTCTATCGATGCACTTGTTTATAAAGGAACTTTTACAGTTACAGGGTTTGCAATCAGGCATATAAAATATGAACCGTATTTCATTGAAGTCGGACACACGATGCCAGCCGGAGAAAAAGATATCACTCAAAAAATGCATGACGAACTTATTTCCGTATTTGCACTTGGGGCAAAATCTCTAGGACTTTCCTGTGGAGCTGCAAAGGCTGATATCAAGTATACAAAAAACGGTCCGATGATAGGAGAAATCGCAGGTCGCCTTTCAGGTGGCTATATGTCGGGCTGGACTTATCCTTATGCTTCCGATTTAAATCTGACAGAACAAGCTCTGCAAATTGCATGCAATAAAGAACCAGTAGATTTGGTTTCGCTCAGAAAACACGTTGAGTATGTTCCACCTGAAAGCTGCAAAAGTCATTCAAAACCATACGAACTATACGAAGTTCCTTGCAAACGCACTTCGGCAGAACGCGCATGGCTCAGTATACCGGGGACTGTAAAATATATAGAAAACATAACAGAATACACAGATAAAGCAATTTTTGATATTTTGCCACGTTCTGTTGTAAAAATTGGTTCTGATGTAGATTTCCCAAGAAACAATGTTGAAAAATGCGGAAATATAATTGCAGTGAGCAATCAGCGCGATGTTGCAACAAGCGCCGCAGAAGACGCTGTTTCAAATATTTTTATAACTCTTGAACCGAACAACAAAAAAACAGATGATTATTTAAAGTATTCCGAAGCGGAATATGAAGCAGCTTTTCCTCCATCTGCATTTGGAAAACTCTCGGCTGAAGAGATTGACCAGCTCTCAGGGACAATTCCTGCAAACTCAAAAGTGTCCGACGAAATTCCTGAAGTTTTAAAAAAATCAAAATATAAAAATCTGTGCGACTGGAATTACAATACAATAGAAAAAACAACTTTGAAGTTCGATATTCTTCGTGCAAAACATCCAAAGCTCGATGCAAAAAAATTTTGGACAGCGCTTATGCGCGGCGGAATTCAGGCAGCTGTATATATTTGTGATTCGGAGACAAAATGA
- a CDS encoding cytidylyltransferase domain-containing protein, whose product MKTNRTVIVQCRLSSTRLQGKALKILGDKTIFEWVLASMKKVRADSYYVATDEDSYEKLAPLCKKAGFHCFKGSLEDVLKRFADLLDTIKTKTVIRATADNPFLFYEAAEESVELFEEKNKGKSHCDYLTYKGLPHGSGVEIFSADSIKKAAKETDNPYDHEHVGPALYNHRDKYICEFVEAPRRFRHPELRTTIDTYSDYIHAISIVKYVGLKSEPYTTEQIIEACKSNSVKYPVVLVPSVVKGHGTGHLRRCLGAAIKNNFFVYIPQDKTLSETDKIVEEYLEKGLDSNQIITSLPDKTFPPIMITDTFELTQKQLKEFSENKSLISIDESSSYSDYCDYLLDIIPSYNCLRKANRFDTSFITKPAKVKQEKCNSVKNILICLGGEDPAGFTIPASKAFTKSFPQSKITAIVSGNENSYEKCFSESEKKNIEIVKPIPNLRDNLYKYDLVVTHYGLTAFESVYAGCGVILLPTTKLHKKLAEKYDFAFIGDEKITEDAVKKVFNSENLYPKLNIKGDSLSLGDFLKDISKGTRIECPVCGKKASKLSPVVARNEKRTYRRCAECGMIYLSYSIDEEKKYQKSYFFEDYKKQYGKTYKEDFQSIKKQGLRRIGIIKSIEKDLKDKTILDIGCAYGPFLSAALDSKMIPFGTDISSEAIDYVQSELKIPAACSAYPDINVAEEFGIAQFDVLTMWYVIEHFKDLDSVLRKTSSIVRKNGIFAFSTPSGEGVSAKSDKDNFFEISPSDHYTVWEPSRCGSILKKYGFKIEKIVSTGHHPERFPSIKKSGAKPGSLQWKMIENISHINKLGDTVEIYCKRVGK is encoded by the coding sequence ATGAAAACAAATAGGACTGTCATAGTGCAATGCAGATTATCATCGACAAGACTTCAGGGAAAAGCTCTTAAGATTCTCGGTGATAAAACTATTTTTGAATGGGTGCTCGCTTCAATGAAAAAAGTTCGCGCTGATTCGTATTATGTCGCAACAGACGAGGACTCTTATGAAAAATTAGCCCCATTGTGTAAAAAAGCAGGTTTTCATTGCTTTAAGGGCAGCCTTGAAGATGTCTTAAAGAGATTTGCAGATTTGCTTGATACAATAAAAACTAAAACCGTGATTCGTGCGACGGCAGACAATCCTTTTTTGTTTTACGAAGCAGCGGAAGAATCTGTCGAACTTTTTGAAGAAAAAAATAAGGGAAAATCTCACTGCGATTACCTTACGTACAAAGGTCTTCCTCATGGAAGCGGAGTAGAAATATTTTCTGCCGACTCAATAAAAAAAGCGGCAAAGGAGACAGACAACCCTTACGACCACGAACATGTAGGTCCTGCTCTTTACAATCACAGAGATAAATATATATGTGAATTTGTTGAAGCTCCACGCCGTTTTAGACATCCTGAACTTCGCACGACGATAGATACATATTCTGATTATATTCATGCCATTTCAATCGTAAAATATGTTGGGCTTAAATCTGAACCTTATACGACAGAGCAAATTATAGAAGCGTGCAAGTCGAACAGTGTAAAATATCCTGTAGTTTTAGTGCCGTCTGTAGTAAAAGGTCACGGGACAGGTCACCTCAGAAGGTGTTTAGGCGCTGCGATAAAAAATAATTTTTTTGTATATATCCCGCAAGATAAAACTCTCTCTGAAACAGATAAAATCGTAGAAGAATATTTAGAAAAAGGATTAGATTCAAACCAGATAATCACATCGCTACCTGATAAAACTTTTCCACCTATAATGATAACAGATACTTTTGAACTCACTCAAAAACAGCTCAAAGAGTTTTCAGAAAATAAAAGTTTGATTTCCATAGACGAAAGTTCATCTTATTCTGATTATTGCGACTATCTTTTAGACATAATTCCTTCATATAACTGCCTGAGAAAAGCTAACAGATTTGACACAAGCTTTATCACAAAACCTGCCAAAGTAAAACAAGAGAAATGCAACTCAGTAAAAAATATTTTGATATGTCTAGGCGGAGAAGATCCTGCCGGGTTTACAATTCCAGCCTCTAAAGCTTTTACCAAATCATTTCCTCAATCTAAAATCACAGCTATCGTTTCTGGCAATGAAAATTCTTATGAAAAATGTTTTAGTGAATCAGAGAAGAAAAATATCGAGATTGTAAAACCAATTCCAAATTTGCGCGACAATCTTTATAAATATGATTTAGTCGTAACTCATTACGGGCTTACAGCTTTTGAATCTGTTTATGCAGGCTGCGGCGTAATTTTGTTGCCCACAACAAAACTCCATAAAAAACTTGCAGAAAAATATGATTTTGCATTTATCGGAGATGAAAAAATTACAGAAGATGCGGTGAAAAAAGTGTTCAATTCAGAAAACCTTTATCCGAAACTTAATATCAAAGGTGATTCTCTTTCGCTCGGAGATTTTCTTAAAGATATTTCAAAGGGAACTAGAATCGAGTGCCCTGTCTGTGGAAAAAAAGCTTCAAAACTTAGTCCTGTCGTTGCAAGAAATGAAAAACGCACTTACCGCCGCTGTGCAGAGTGTGGGATGATTTATCTTTCGTACTCAATCGATGAAGAGAAAAAATATCAAAAATCATATTTTTTTGAAGACTATAAAAAACAATACGGTAAAACCTATAAGGAAGATTTTCAATCTATAAAAAAACAAGGGCTGCGCCGAATAGGAATCATAAAAAGTATTGAAAAAGATCTCAAAGATAAAACGATTCTAGATATTGGCTGTGCATACGGACCATTCCTTTCTGCAGCTTTAGACAGCAAGATGATCCCTTTTGGAACAGATATTTCATCAGAGGCAATAGACTACGTTCAATCGGAATTAAAAATCCCGGCTGCCTGCTCTGCCTATCCTGATATCAACGTTGCTGAGGAATTTGGAATTGCCCAGTTTGACGTTTTAACAATGTGGTATGTAATCGAACATTTTAAAGACTTGGACAGTGTCTTGAGAAAAACAAGTTCAATAGTCCGCAAAAACGGAATATTTGCTTTTTCAACTCCATCCGGCGAAGGTGTATCTGCAAAAAGCGATAAGGATAACTTCTTTGAAATAAGTCCGTCAGATCATTATACTGTCTGGGAACCGTCACGATGCGGTTCAATTTTGAAAAAATACGGATTCAAAATCGAAAAAATAGTTTCAACAGGTCATCACCCGGAGCGTTTCCCTTCAATCAAAAAAAGCGGAGCAAAACCGGGAAGTTTGCAGTGGAAGATGATTGAAAACATCAGCCACATAAATAAACTCGGTGATACAGTAGAAATTTATTGCAAAAGGGTTGGAAAATAA
- a CDS encoding spiro-SPASM protein — protein MKTIVILYSQKTDFTDKKEFGGKSAVQLCSENIEVLNLPVFTICAEKIKTLCSLLGEIKLLCDKQKANSVVFSFDDLPFFDSKLAEKLIDSHTTYKSEYTFADGYPYGFAPELINTGTVGILFQLASTTQKTLGDAPVSRNSIFNLIKTDINSFDVETVLADSDWRLLRLAFHCGSKDNFMQCKALFDVGVENADSDKKSEIASKTIGCLKTVPSFYNIQISNKTSSKPIYLPDWQFDTQDFMPYSQFSDLVDRIADFSQKAVISLSAWGDPLYNSEILKMIEKILSHDGLSVFIETSGLLVDENFCAKIKDIFVSAKERINGWQKIMIAVSLDSFTAQTYMTIHRNSSEDAFDSAVKAVGLLSKSLPGCVYPQFVRINQNEAELENFFRYWTEKSNCSEGNLIIQKYDDFAGELPPFKPADLSPVERYQCWHLRRDMIILADGNVPVCRAVMNCANGKSCKSEFSLGNVFEQSLEKIWHKSDDILTAHIEKKYNKKCGKCDEWYTYNF, from the coding sequence ATGAAAACCATTGTAATTTTATACAGTCAAAAAACAGATTTTACAGATAAAAAAGAATTCGGCGGAAAAAGCGCTGTTCAACTTTGCTCGGAGAACATCGAAGTTTTAAATCTTCCGGTATTTACAATTTGTGCAGAAAAGATAAAAACGCTCTGTTCTCTTTTGGGCGAAATAAAATTGCTCTGCGACAAGCAAAAAGCAAATTCTGTTGTTTTTTCTTTCGACGACCTTCCTTTTTTTGATTCAAAACTCGCTGAAAAATTGATTGATTCTCACACAACTTACAAATCGGAATATACATTTGCCGACGGTTATCCGTACGGTTTTGCGCCGGAGTTGATAAACACAGGAACTGTCGGGATTCTTTTTCAACTCGCTTCAACAACTCAAAAAACGCTCGGAGATGCTCCGGTTTCTCGCAATTCAATTTTCAATCTTATAAAGACAGATATAAATTCATTTGATGTAGAGACAGTTTTAGCAGACTCAGACTGGAGACTCTTGAGGCTCGCTTTTCACTGCGGCTCAAAAGATAACTTTATGCAGTGCAAGGCTCTTTTTGATGTAGGCGTTGAAAATGCAGATTCTGACAAAAAATCAGAAATTGCAAGTAAAACTATCGGCTGCTTAAAAACAGTTCCGTCATTTTATAATATTCAGATTTCAAATAAAACTTCATCGAAACCGATTTATCTTCCTGACTGGCAATTTGATACACAGGATTTTATGCCGTATTCTCAGTTTTCAGATTTAGTTGACAGGATTGCAGATTTTAGTCAGAAGGCTGTGATAAGTCTTTCAGCTTGGGGAGACCCGCTTTACAACAGCGAAATCTTAAAAATGATAGAAAAAATTTTGTCACACGACGGACTTTCAGTTTTCATTGAAACTAGCGGTCTTCTTGTCGATGAAAACTTTTGTGCCAAAATTAAAGATATTTTTGTCTCCGCAAAAGAAAGGATAAACGGCTGGCAAAAAATCATGATAGCTGTTTCTCTCGATTCGTTTACAGCTCAAACTTATATGACGATTCATCGCAATTCTTCAGAAGATGCATTTGACAGCGCTGTGAAAGCAGTCGGTTTGCTTTCAAAATCGCTCCCGGGCTGCGTATATCCTCAATTTGTCAGAATCAATCAAAACGAAGCTGAACTTGAAAACTTTTTTCGCTATTGGACTGAAAAATCAAACTGCTCGGAAGGAAATCTCATAATTCAAAAATATGATGATTTTGCAGGCGAACTCCCTCCTTTTAAACCGGCTGACCTCTCTCCTGTTGAACGATATCAATGCTGGCACTTGCGCCGCGATATGATAATCCTTGCAGATGGAAATGTGCCTGTTTGCCGCGCGGTGATGAACTGTGCAAATGGAAAATCTTGTAAAAGCGAATTCTCTTTAGGAAATGTTTTTGAACAATCATTGGAAAAAATCTGGCATAAATCTGACGATATTCTGACGGCGCATATCGAGAAAAAATACAACAAAAAGTGTGGAAAATGTGATGAATGGTATACCTACAACTTTTAA
- the xseA gene encoding exodeoxyribonuclease VII large subunit gives MNTYNDAANQDVIFTVSQITDLIKEILETSFRTITIEGEISNWRPSAAGHVYFTLKDNNAQIKAVIFRGSASKLSFKPKDGDKVRCLGSISVYAPQGNYQIIINTMELAGFGNILQMIEERKRKLAAEGLFDESKKRSLPLFPNTIGVVTSPTGAAIRDILNVTKRRNRCVNVVVLPAIVQGDGAAQTIVKMIELANFYNLCDVLIVGRGGGSLEDLLPFSEESVVRAVSKSEIPVISAVGHEIDWALCDYAADRRAPTPSAAAEMAVPVLADVQQNIFSYKDDLYNSIKQHVYKTRLMIKSFNPENMEIQFRNIQTPLLNRYGNARENIVKNMQDKIKDLKTRIKNSMTILENAGPQTILKRGYSMVTDKNGNIIRSSAQVAVGNEIIIKPAEGKIVAVVKQ, from the coding sequence ATGAATACCTACAACGATGCCGCAAATCAAGATGTCATTTTTACAGTTTCACAGATTACAGATTTAATAAAAGAGATTCTCGAGACTTCGTTTCGCACAATCACAATAGAAGGTGAAATTTCAAACTGGCGACCAAGCGCAGCGGGACACGTTTATTTTACATTAAAAGACAACAACGCTCAGATTAAAGCGGTTATTTTCCGCGGCTCTGCATCAAAATTATCGTTCAAACCAAAGGACGGCGACAAAGTCCGCTGCTTGGGAAGCATTTCAGTATATGCCCCTCAAGGAAATTATCAGATTATCATAAACACAATGGAACTCGCAGGTTTTGGGAACATTCTTCAGATGATTGAAGAACGCAAACGAAAACTCGCTGCGGAAGGACTTTTTGACGAAAGCAAAAAAAGAAGTCTTCCGTTGTTTCCAAACACAATCGGCGTAGTGACAAGTCCGACAGGGGCTGCAATTCGGGATATTCTAAACGTCACAAAACGCAGAAACCGCTGTGTAAATGTTGTAGTTCTCCCGGCAATTGTTCAAGGAGATGGAGCCGCTCAGACGATTGTCAAGATGATCGAATTGGCAAATTTCTACAATTTGTGCGATGTTTTAATTGTCGGACGCGGCGGCGGCTCTCTGGAAGATTTACTGCCTTTTAGCGAAGAATCAGTTGTGCGGGCAGTTTCAAAATCTGAAATTCCAGTGATAAGCGCAGTCGGTCATGAAATTGACTGGGCGCTGTGCGATTATGCGGCGGATAGGCGTGCTCCAACTCCATCTGCGGCAGCTGAAATGGCTGTCCCTGTCCTGGCAGATGTTCAACAAAATATTTTTTCGTATAAAGACGATTTGTACAATTCCATAAAGCAGCATGTATACAAAACAAGGCTGATGATAAAATCATTTAATCCTGAAAATATGGAAATTCAGTTCCGAAACATTCAGACACCGCTGTTGAACCGCTATGGAAACGCACGCGAAAACATTGTAAAAAATATGCAGGACAAAATAAAAGATTTGAAAACGAGAATTAAAAACAGCATGACGATTCTTGAAAACGCAGGTCCCCAGACAATTTTAAAACGAGGTTATTCGATGGTGACAGATAAAAACGGAAACATAATAAGAAGCAGCGCTCAAGTCGCAGTCGGAAATGAAATCATCATAAAACCGGCAGAAGGAAAGATAGTCGCTGTTGTAAAACAATAA